A genomic segment from Luteibacter aegosomatis encodes:
- a CDS encoding SGNH/GDSL hydrolase family protein, which yields MKRLTMMLLGLMACGQAMADDAGQRVAAWAPSVTPGGPAFHAQTLRMVVHPSVGGTAPQVRVSNLYGTTPLQVGHATLGLQANGASPVPGSLRPLTVGGSASFTIPAGGEVWTDPAPVEVKTGKNLLVSLYLPDAVASSTFHQDAFETTYASADGAGDHAGDVDPAAFTETSTHWYELSAVTVAAPKHDTLVAFGDSITDGYDTPVSANARWPDALARRLVAGGIPLAVVDAGIGGNRVLTDVVPDVARGVSALKRFDHDVLSLPRVRTVILLEGINDIGNNAGPDGGPLTADHLIAGYRELIRRAHAAHIRILGGTILPYRGAGYFSEDGEKTRQAANDWIRTSGEFDGVIDFDKAVRDPAQPQRLKAAYDAGDHLHPNAAGMKAMADAIDLRKVR from the coding sequence ATGAAACGACTCACGATGATGCTCCTTGGCCTGATGGCCTGCGGCCAGGCCATGGCCGACGACGCGGGCCAGCGCGTGGCGGCATGGGCACCGTCCGTGACGCCGGGCGGACCGGCCTTCCACGCCCAGACCTTGCGCATGGTGGTGCATCCGTCGGTCGGCGGCACCGCGCCGCAAGTGCGCGTGTCCAACCTGTACGGCACCACGCCCCTGCAAGTCGGGCATGCCACGCTCGGCCTGCAGGCGAACGGGGCCTCGCCGGTGCCGGGAAGCCTTCGCCCGCTCACCGTGGGCGGCTCGGCGAGCTTCACGATCCCCGCCGGTGGCGAGGTCTGGACCGATCCCGCGCCGGTCGAGGTCAAGACGGGTAAAAATCTGCTGGTCTCGCTCTACCTGCCCGATGCCGTCGCGTCGTCGACCTTCCATCAGGACGCGTTCGAGACGACCTACGCCAGCGCGGACGGCGCGGGCGATCATGCGGGCGATGTCGACCCGGCCGCCTTCACCGAAACGAGTACGCACTGGTACGAACTGTCGGCCGTGACGGTCGCCGCCCCGAAACACGACACGCTCGTGGCCTTCGGCGATTCGATCACCGATGGGTACGACACGCCGGTCAGCGCCAACGCGCGTTGGCCCGACGCACTCGCCCGGCGTCTGGTCGCCGGCGGGATTCCCCTCGCCGTGGTCGATGCGGGCATCGGCGGCAACCGCGTGCTCACCGACGTGGTGCCGGACGTGGCCCGCGGCGTCAGCGCCCTCAAGCGCTTCGACCACGACGTACTGTCCCTGCCCCGCGTGCGCACGGTCATCCTGCTCGAAGGCATCAACGACATCGGCAACAACGCGGGCCCGGACGGCGGCCCGCTCACCGCGGACCACCTGATCGCGGGCTACCGCGAACTGATCCGCCGGGCCCACGCCGCCCACATCCGCATCCTCGGCGGCACGATCCTGCCTTACCGGGGTGCCGGCTACTTCTCCGAAGATGGCGAAAAGACGCGGCAGGCGGCGAACGACTGGATCCGCACCTCCGGCGAATTCGACGGCGTGATCGATTTCGACAAGGCGGTTCGCGATCCGGCCCAGCCCCAGCGCCTGAAGGCCGCCTACGACGCCGGCGACCACCTCCATCCCAACGCGGCGGGAATGAAGGCCATGGCGGACGCCATCGACCTGCGCAAGGTGCGGTAA
- a CDS encoding TonB-dependent receptor: MLPAPLRRHTLSASVRAALMAAIAFASTAHAADTDEQKALRDNSTTLSGVQVQANVAAPTAEYAGGQVARGGRFGVLGNQDAMNVPFALTSYTDTLIRNQQARTLGDVVGNDPAVRTGFGFGNFSQVFTIRGFQIYSDDIAFDGLYGLLPRQLLAPELVSRVEVFKGASAFLNGISPGGSGIGGNVNIAPKRADAAPVTRVGLDWGSDSQIGESVDIGRRFGASQQFGVRVNAVHREGGTAIDGEKRRVTALAVAFDYRGENLRVTTDLGYQKQVITGGRAVVYASGLTSIPRAPSAGTNYAQPWSNSSLEDTFGVVRAEYDVTPWLTGYVAAGAHHGNEFGDYVSPTLVNVNGAATETRFTVPYIADTATGEAGFNARFDTGEVTHRVNVGFSALGFRKKAAYAGSLAPIDTNIYRPNDVDVPDFAYNVGPISDPGITGRTQLRSIAVSDTLGFMDDSLEVTLGARRQKLHTLGYAYAVNGVNGRKNSEYEQYATSPVVGVNYRFADQWSVYANHIEALSQGDQAPDSFAGKPVTNAGQVFAPYKSKQNEVGVKWDAGTIGSTLALFQIKQPSAYVDAAANAFVVDGEQRNRGVEWSFFGQPVQGVRLLGGVNYIQPEQVKTQGGVNDGKDAIGVPRFQANAGVEWDIPHTPDITVSARAVRTGKQYLDAANQLKVPAWTTYDVGARTTAHLEGVPVTFRLTVQNLTNKGYWASANGGYLTQGLPRTYYVSASFDL; the protein is encoded by the coding sequence ATGCTCCCCGCTCCGCTTCGCCGCCACACGCTTTCGGCTTCCGTTCGCGCCGCCCTCATGGCCGCCATCGCTTTCGCTTCCACCGCCCATGCGGCCGACACGGACGAACAAAAGGCGCTCCGCGACAACAGCACCACCTTGTCGGGCGTGCAGGTGCAGGCCAACGTGGCGGCCCCCACCGCCGAATACGCCGGTGGCCAGGTCGCCCGTGGCGGACGATTCGGCGTGCTGGGCAACCAGGATGCGATGAACGTGCCGTTCGCCCTCACCAGCTACACCGATACGCTGATCCGCAACCAGCAGGCACGCACGCTCGGCGACGTGGTGGGCAACGATCCGGCCGTGCGCACCGGCTTCGGCTTCGGCAACTTCTCGCAGGTGTTCACGATCCGCGGCTTCCAGATCTACAGCGACGACATCGCCTTCGACGGCCTGTATGGATTGCTGCCCCGCCAGCTCCTCGCGCCGGAACTGGTCAGTCGCGTGGAGGTATTCAAGGGCGCCAGCGCATTCCTCAACGGCATCAGCCCGGGCGGCTCGGGCATCGGCGGCAACGTCAACATCGCGCCCAAGCGCGCCGACGCCGCGCCCGTGACCCGCGTCGGCCTGGACTGGGGCAGCGACAGCCAGATCGGGGAAAGCGTCGACATCGGCCGCCGGTTCGGTGCGAGCCAGCAGTTCGGCGTGCGCGTCAACGCCGTGCATCGCGAGGGCGGCACCGCCATCGATGGCGAGAAGCGCCGGGTCACGGCATTGGCGGTGGCGTTCGACTACCGCGGGGAAAACCTCCGCGTGACCACCGACCTCGGTTACCAGAAGCAGGTGATCACGGGCGGCCGCGCCGTGGTGTACGCCAGCGGTCTCACGTCCATTCCGCGCGCGCCGTCGGCCGGGACCAATTACGCGCAGCCCTGGTCGAACTCCTCGCTGGAAGACACCTTCGGCGTGGTGCGCGCCGAATACGATGTCACTCCGTGGCTCACGGGGTACGTCGCCGCAGGTGCCCACCACGGCAACGAATTCGGCGACTACGTGAGCCCGACCCTCGTCAACGTGAACGGCGCGGCCACCGAAACGCGCTTTACCGTGCCCTACATCGCCGACACCGCCACGGGCGAAGCCGGTTTCAATGCCCGCTTCGACACGGGCGAGGTCACGCATCGCGTCAACGTCGGTTTTTCCGCCCTCGGTTTTCGCAAGAAAGCGGCCTATGCGGGCTCGCTCGCCCCGATCGACACCAACATTTACCGCCCCAACGACGTCGACGTGCCCGACTTCGCCTATAACGTCGGGCCGATCAGCGATCCGGGTATCACCGGCCGTACGCAGCTTCGCAGCATCGCCGTGTCCGACACGCTGGGCTTCATGGACGACAGCCTGGAAGTCACGCTCGGTGCGCGTCGCCAGAAGCTTCATACGCTCGGCTATGCCTACGCGGTGAACGGCGTGAACGGCAGGAAGAACTCGGAGTACGAGCAGTACGCCACCAGCCCGGTCGTGGGTGTGAACTATCGTTTCGCCGACCAGTGGTCCGTGTACGCGAACCATATCGAAGCCTTGAGCCAGGGCGACCAGGCCCCGGACTCGTTCGCCGGCAAGCCCGTCACCAACGCGGGCCAGGTCTTCGCGCCGTACAAATCCAAGCAGAACGAAGTGGGCGTGAAATGGGACGCCGGCACCATCGGCAGCACGCTGGCCCTGTTCCAGATCAAGCAGCCCAGCGCGTACGTGGATGCTGCCGCCAACGCGTTCGTGGTCGACGGCGAACAGCGCAACCGCGGCGTCGAGTGGAGTTTCTTCGGCCAGCCGGTGCAAGGTGTTCGCCTGCTGGGCGGCGTGAACTACATCCAGCCCGAACAGGTGAAGACGCAAGGCGGCGTCAACGACGGCAAGGACGCGATCGGCGTGCCGCGCTTCCAGGCGAACGCCGGCGTCGAGTGGGACATTCCCCATACGCCCGACATCACGGTGAGCGCACGCGCGGTGCGCACCGGCAAGCAGTACCTCGACGCGGCCAACCAACTGAAGGTACCGGCGTGGACGACGTACGACGTGGGCGCGCGGACCACGGCGCACCTCGAAGGCGTTCCCGTCACCTTCCGTCTCACGGTGCAAAACCTGACCAACAAGGGCTACTGGGCCTCCGCCAACGGCGGTTACCTCACCCAGGGCCTGCCGCGCACTTACTACGTATCCGCGTCGTTCGACCTCTGA
- a CDS encoding glycosyl hydrolase family 95 catalytic domain-containing protein yields MKHEDESPSASRRQFLKMSGLAGLLPLMGMPVFSACAAVSRPTEPLPPGSNKLALWYPAPSSEANVLREGLPIGNGRIGALVGGDPLRDFLYVTDGSMWLGGRNAVLDEKGQFGYATTDFGSLVMLAKLYLQVDGHDIAGLEDFRRELDMARGVVRMSYRKAGVRYRREVYASHPDDVIVVRLSQEGGGRYSGVLDLQGAHGEIARTEGRVPARLFDGTFDNGLKYAAVARIEASGGTVRGAADGVHFKDCDALTVVFCGGTNYVPDPRRNYMDATIDPAARALSKIEAALKPSPDALLRTHVADHARLFDTMHVDLGTSTPEQRSLDTWARLQARAQAASAPDPELEASYLQFGRYLTIAGSRDKLPTGLQGLWLSDNAPPWMGDYHTDINIQMNYWLPDRAALSSCFDALTDYCLSQIDSWTALTRQLFNDPRNGFRNSSGKVAGWTVAFSTNIYGGNGWWWHPGASAWLCNNLWQHYEYTQDRRHLERIHPLLKGACEFWEARLIPTQVTDPATGHAREVLIDDADYSPEQGPTDAKGNTYAQELAWDLFGHFRESSALLGRDADAASRFTALREKLYLPRISEKTGWLEEWMTPDNLGEVTHRHLSPLFGFFPGDRIRLEDSPPELIQAVTRLLTARGMTGFGWGCAWRAICWARLKNADNAYRLLLTNLLPAMNHSNGTTANFFDFYQLDENADAFQIDANYGTPTAMLEMLLYSRPGRIELLPALPKAWRDGSITGLGARGGFQVDMTWRNGKVTALTVRSVGGEKTDVVFGDRSHSVSLRAGESKVLL; encoded by the coding sequence ATGAAGCACGAAGACGAGTCGCCGTCGGCATCGCGGCGCCAGTTCCTGAAAATGAGCGGCCTGGCCGGCCTCCTGCCCCTGATGGGCATGCCTGTGTTCAGCGCCTGCGCCGCGGTGTCGCGTCCCACGGAGCCGCTGCCGCCCGGTTCGAACAAGCTCGCTCTCTGGTATCCGGCACCTTCCAGCGAGGCGAACGTGTTGCGCGAAGGCCTGCCGATCGGCAACGGCCGCATCGGCGCCCTCGTCGGCGGCGATCCGCTGCGCGACTTCCTCTACGTCACCGACGGTTCGATGTGGCTGGGCGGTCGCAACGCCGTACTCGACGAGAAGGGACAGTTCGGCTACGCCACCACCGACTTCGGCAGCCTGGTGATGCTGGCGAAGCTCTATCTCCAGGTGGACGGCCACGACATCGCCGGCCTGGAGGACTTCCGCCGCGAGCTGGACATGGCCCGGGGCGTCGTGCGGATGTCCTATCGCAAGGCAGGCGTGCGTTACCGGCGCGAGGTCTACGCCAGCCACCCCGACGACGTCATCGTGGTGCGCCTGTCGCAGGAAGGTGGCGGCCGTTACAGCGGCGTGCTCGACCTGCAAGGCGCGCACGGCGAGATCGCCCGCACCGAAGGCCGCGTGCCCGCGAGGTTGTTCGACGGCACGTTCGACAACGGCCTGAAGTATGCGGCGGTGGCGCGGATCGAGGCATCCGGCGGCACCGTGCGCGGCGCCGCCGACGGCGTCCACTTCAAGGATTGCGACGCGCTGACCGTCGTGTTCTGCGGCGGCACCAACTACGTGCCCGATCCCCGGCGAAACTACATGGACGCGACGATCGACCCGGCCGCCCGCGCGCTTTCGAAGATCGAGGCCGCCCTGAAGCCCTCGCCGGATGCGTTGCTGCGTACGCACGTCGCCGACCATGCGCGCCTGTTCGACACCATGCACGTGGACCTCGGCACCTCCACGCCCGAACAACGCTCGCTCGACACATGGGCCCGCCTGCAGGCCCGCGCGCAGGCCGCCTCGGCACCCGATCCGGAACTGGAAGCCAGCTACCTGCAATTCGGCCGCTACCTCACCATCGCCGGTTCGCGCGACAAGCTGCCCACGGGCCTGCAAGGCCTCTGGCTGTCGGACAACGCGCCTCCCTGGATGGGTGACTATCACACCGACATCAACATCCAGATGAACTACTGGCTGCCCGATCGCGCGGCGCTTTCCTCGTGCTTCGACGCCTTGACCGACTACTGCCTGTCGCAGATCGATTCGTGGACGGCGCTCACCCGGCAGCTCTTCAACGATCCGCGCAACGGCTTTCGCAACAGCTCGGGCAAGGTCGCCGGCTGGACGGTGGCGTTCTCCACCAACATCTACGGCGGCAACGGCTGGTGGTGGCATCCCGGTGCCAGCGCCTGGTTGTGCAACAACCTGTGGCAGCACTACGAATACACGCAGGATCGCCGCCACCTGGAGCGCATTCATCCGCTGCTGAAAGGCGCGTGCGAATTCTGGGAAGCCCGACTGATCCCGACCCAGGTAACCGATCCCGCGACGGGCCATGCCCGCGAGGTGCTGATCGACGACGCGGACTACTCACCCGAACAGGGCCCGACCGACGCCAAGGGCAACACCTATGCGCAGGAGCTGGCATGGGATCTGTTCGGCCACTTCCGCGAATCGAGCGCATTGCTCGGCCGCGATGCGGATGCCGCGTCGCGCTTCACCGCCCTGCGCGAAAAACTCTACCTGCCCCGCATCAGCGAAAAGACCGGCTGGCTCGAGGAATGGATGACGCCCGACAACCTGGGCGAAGTCACGCACCGGCATCTCTCGCCCCTGTTCGGTTTCTTTCCCGGCGATCGCATCCGCCTCGAGGATAGCCCGCCCGAACTGATCCAGGCCGTCACCCGCCTGCTCACCGCCCGCGGCATGACGGGCTTCGGCTGGGGTTGCGCGTGGCGCGCGATCTGCTGGGCACGCCTGAAGAACGCGGACAACGCTTACCGCCTGCTACTCACCAACCTGCTGCCGGCGATGAACCACAGCAACGGCACCACCGCGAACTTCTTCGACTTCTACCAGCTCGACGAGAACGCCGACGCCTTCCAGATCGACGCCAATTACGGCACGCCCACCGCCATGCTGGAGATGCTGCTGTATTCGCGCCCCGGACGCATCGAATTGCTCCCCGCCCTGCCCAAGGCGTGGCGCGACGGCAGCATCACCGGGCTCGGCGCGCGCGGCGGTTTCCAGGTGGACATGACCTGGCGCAACGGCAAGGTCACGGCGCTGACCGTGCGCAGCGTCGGCGGCGAAAAGACCGACGTGGTCTTCGGCGATCGATCCCATTCCGTCTCGCTGCGTGCGGGCGAAAGCAAGGTACTGCTATGA
- a CDS encoding LysR family transcriptional regulator, producing the protein MDQIHLMKVFVAVGEEESFAAASRRIDLSPAAVTRAIGALEEHLGVKLLARTTRNVRLTDAGRRYLDDTRAILASIDEADEAAAGVNAAPKGNLSVTASVLFGKRFIMPCIVRFLQEYPEVDIAAYFLDRVVNLVDEGIDVAVRIGHLPDSGLKALRVGQVRRVLCASPDYLRRHGEPAHPVDLLNHVIVAASGISPRVDWKFGAADDPTMVRVKPRLTVTSNDGAIAAATEGLGVVRLLSYQVADELAAGRLKVILGDYEEAPWPVHVVHRESKFGSAKVRRFIDMLAESLRGHPAFA; encoded by the coding sequence ATGGACCAGATCCACCTCATGAAGGTGTTCGTGGCGGTGGGCGAGGAAGAGAGCTTCGCCGCCGCCTCGCGGCGTATCGACCTGTCGCCCGCCGCGGTGACCCGGGCGATCGGCGCGCTGGAGGAGCACCTGGGCGTGAAGCTGCTCGCGCGTACCACGCGCAACGTGCGCCTGACCGACGCCGGACGTCGTTACCTGGACGATACCCGCGCGATCCTTGCCAGCATCGACGAAGCCGACGAAGCCGCGGCCGGCGTCAACGCCGCGCCCAAGGGCAACCTGTCGGTGACCGCGTCGGTGCTGTTCGGCAAGCGTTTCATCATGCCGTGCATCGTGCGCTTCCTGCAGGAATACCCCGAAGTCGACATCGCCGCCTATTTCCTCGATCGCGTGGTCAACCTCGTGGACGAGGGTATCGACGTGGCGGTGCGCATCGGCCACCTGCCGGACTCGGGCCTGAAAGCCCTGCGCGTGGGGCAGGTGCGGCGGGTGCTCTGCGCCTCCCCCGACTACCTGCGTCGCCATGGCGAGCCGGCGCACCCGGTGGACCTGCTGAATCACGTGATCGTCGCGGCGAGCGGCATCTCGCCGCGCGTGGACTGGAAGTTCGGCGCCGCCGACGACCCCACCATGGTGCGGGTGAAGCCGCGGCTGACCGTGACCAGCAACGATGGCGCCATCGCCGCCGCCACCGAAGGACTCGGCGTGGTCCGGCTGCTGTCCTACCAGGTGGCCGACGAACTGGCCGCGGGTCGCCTCAAGGTGATCCTGGGCGATTACGAGGAAGCGCCGTGGCCGGTGCACGTGGTGCACCGGGAAAGCAAGTTCGGCTCGGCGAAGGTTCGGCGATTCATCGACATGCTGGCCGAGTCGTTGCGTGGGCACCCGGCGTTTGCCTGA